CGCATCGAAACTTCGCTGGGCTCCAGCACCATCGAGATTCACGACACGGTGACCAATCACGGCCACCGCCAGCAGCACATGATGATTCTGTATCACATGAACCCCGGCCATCCGCTGCTCGACGAGGGCGCGCGGTTCCACGTGCGCAGCCAGTCGCGCCGGTTCCACGACATTTACACCGGGGCAAGCCCGGAGGGGTGGGAAGTCTACGAAGGCCCCTCCGTCGACTGGCAGGTGCAGGTGTTGATTCACGACGTGGAGGCGGCGACCGACGGCACGGTTCACGCGGCGCTCGTGAATCGCGGGCTGGGCGACGGGCTTGGGCTGGGGTTCACCTGGAACAAGCACCAGCTGCCCTATCTGAACCATTGGCGAAACACCACGCCCGGCGACTACGTGACCGGCATCGAGCCCGGCAACGCGACCGTGCTCGGCCGCGCGCGCAACCGCGCCGACGGCACCTTGCACTCCCTCGGGCCCGGCGAGACGGCGTCGTTCGACGTGCGCATCCAGGTGCTCGACGGAGCGGACGCCATCGACGACTTCCTCGCGCGCGTCGGGGCGTAGTCGGCCGCGCGGTCCGATGCCCCGCGAACGCCGGGACGCGCCCGATGCGCCGCCCGCTCACCGCGAGACCCTGCGCGTGCGCTACTCGGATACCGACGCGCAGGGCATCGCGCACCATTCGAGCTATCTGCTCTGGCTCGAAGAGGCGCGGCTCGGGTGGCTGCGCGCCATCGACCTTGGCTACGCCGACCTCACCGCCGGCGGCATGTTTCTGTCGTTGGTTGATTGCAGCTGCCGCTATCTCTCGCCGGCCTTTGGGGAGGACGTGGTGACCATTGAGGTGTGGGTGGTCGAGGTCTCGCGGCTGCGGGTGCGGCTGCGCTACGAGATTCGGCGCGACGACACGCTGCTGGCGACCGCCACGACGCAGAATGCCTTCGTGGACGGGGACGGCCGCCCGCGGCGGCTACCAGCCGACCACCCGACGTGGCTCAAGCTGCGGGAGCTTTGAGGGGCCAGGGTTGGACCGTGCCGTAAGTATGGGCGCAACTGAACGGGCGGGTCTGATACCCCGCCCATACTCCAACCATCCCGCGCCACCGGTCTCGACCGGACTGGATCCCGTCCCA
This genomic stretch from Chloroflexota bacterium harbors:
- a CDS encoding aldose 1-epimerase family protein, translating into MPTLWGRDYTRAELMARVGDLSQVGGVREYRLDGGSGDGVEAVDFDTGSGLRFTVLPGRALDISSASYRGIPLAFRTPTGDVQGARYEPGGQGWIRTTVLGLLVTGGLTNVGDPVDDDDEGGEEGLHGRLSNLGATNVWADGAWDGDDYRMWVQGRVRQATLYGENLELVRRIETSLGSSTIEIHDTVTNHGHRQQHMMILYHMNPGHPLLDEGARFHVRSQSRRFHDIYTGASPEGWEVYEGPSVDWQVQVLIHDVEAATDGTVHAALVNRGLGDGLGLGFTWNKHQLPYLNHWRNTTPGDYVTGIEPGNATVLGRARNRADGTLHSLGPGETASFDVRIQVLDGADAIDDFLARVGA
- a CDS encoding thioesterase family protein, translated to MPRERRDAPDAPPAHRETLRVRYSDTDAQGIAHHSSYLLWLEEARLGWLRAIDLGYADLTAGGMFLSLVDCSCRYLSPAFGEDVVTIEVWVVEVSRLRVRLRYEIRRDDTLLATATTQNAFVDGDGRPRRLPADHPTWLKLREL